One window of Marinobacterium aestuarii genomic DNA carries:
- the recC gene encoding exodeoxyribonuclease V subunit gamma, which translates to MLQIYHSHSLTNLKDLLVLLIERDPLPDPFQDETILVQSPGMAQWLKLEMAAGLGIAAAVQFPLPATFLWESFAALLPEVPERSAYRKEAMTWKLMELLPPLLPLEEFLPLRQYLDDDGAGFKRYQLCGKIADIFDQYLVYRPDWIEAWDRSEAMPAPLGDQAWQPLLWRALVAKTQALGQPHWHRANMQQTFVKALGARTPQGLSSRLFVFGISALPQTFLQALQALGQRIDVHLMILNPCRHYWGDIIDPAYLAKLSRRLFKSGSAGQGSADNAGYLESGNPLLASMGKLGRDYLHQLQDMELTGFDFFELPGEELQASDRLLGHVQRDILELDDRSLEPPDAQDSRYKTVLSPEDRSLQLHSCHSPLRELEVLQDQILALFEADPTLAPRDIIVMMPDVAAYAPHIEAVFGSARYERRIPFAISDRSLQQESPLLQSFLALLQLPQSRLRVSEVLDLLEVPATLRRFGLDNEGFDQLRAWIEQAGVRWGLDASQRESLALPAFEQNSWRFGLRRMLAGYALMDDTSLWQEQAPYGEIEGLGAVLLGPLADFIDLLEETCGLFRGARPVADWVSEINRLLQACYAPDEEDELALSQVRRVLEGLHQELADAASEEPLGAEILVDYLAQSLGEQRSSQRFMVGPVNFCTLMPMRSIPFRVVCLLGMNEGVYPRTLAPMGFDLIARHPRRGDRSRRDDDRYLFLEAMLSARDLLYISYIGRSIQDNRERVPSVLVSELLEYSAQGFVLPAHRDLSPEDSARALRQALVTEHPLTAYSERYFNAESPRLFSYAAQWLPAACSQSGVAEPFCAAPLAAEPVAELELDELLAFYRNPSRYFFQRRLRVSFHEQGVDTLDEEPFALDGLEGYGLKQQILQAQLRAEPLDLLARRLMAQGGLPVGKAGTRLLDRHRADVAPLAQALQPLLASPAARHEISLELDDCLLSGWLDGVHDGCLIRYRPAGLKGHDYLRGWILHLVASAGAGLKGCQYLGVDRKAGVTTLRFKPIDRDAAIEALNRLLAGYRRGLCEPLALAPNTAWAWLAEEDKDQALQRARDAFNTGFLVPGEGDDPYIARAWPDFESISVQLPSLSEQLFGDVVASIEEAS; encoded by the coding sequence ATGCTGCAGATCTACCACTCCCATTCGTTGACCAATCTGAAAGACCTGCTGGTGCTGCTGATCGAGCGCGATCCGTTGCCCGATCCCTTTCAGGATGAAACCATCCTGGTACAGAGCCCCGGCATGGCGCAGTGGCTTAAGCTGGAAATGGCTGCGGGCCTGGGTATTGCCGCCGCGGTGCAGTTTCCGCTGCCCGCCACCTTCCTGTGGGAGAGCTTCGCCGCGCTTCTGCCCGAGGTGCCGGAGCGTTCGGCCTATCGCAAGGAGGCCATGACCTGGAAGCTGATGGAACTGTTGCCACCGCTGTTGCCGCTGGAGGAGTTCCTGCCGCTGCGTCAGTACTTGGACGATGATGGGGCCGGCTTCAAGCGCTATCAGCTGTGCGGCAAGATCGCCGATATCTTCGATCAGTACCTGGTGTACAGACCCGACTGGATTGAAGCCTGGGATCGCTCTGAAGCGATGCCTGCGCCGCTCGGGGATCAGGCCTGGCAGCCGCTGCTGTGGCGTGCGCTGGTGGCTAAAACCCAAGCCCTGGGGCAGCCGCACTGGCACCGGGCCAATATGCAGCAGACCTTTGTAAAGGCCCTTGGGGCTCGCACGCCACAAGGGTTGTCGTCCAGGCTCTTCGTATTCGGTATTTCAGCCCTGCCCCAGACCTTCCTGCAGGCACTGCAGGCGCTGGGTCAGCGCATCGATGTGCACCTGATGATCCTCAACCCTTGCCGCCATTACTGGGGCGACATTATTGACCCGGCCTATCTGGCCAAGCTCAGCCGCCGGCTCTTCAAATCAGGCAGCGCGGGGCAGGGAAGCGCCGATAACGCGGGGTACCTGGAAAGCGGCAATCCGCTGCTGGCCTCCATGGGCAAGCTGGGGCGCGATTATTTGCATCAGCTGCAGGATATGGAGCTCACCGGATTTGATTTCTTCGAGCTGCCGGGGGAAGAGCTGCAGGCGTCCGATAGGCTGCTGGGCCATGTGCAGCGGGATATCCTGGAGCTGGACGATCGCAGCCTTGAGCCGCCGGATGCGCAGGACTCCCGTTACAAGACAGTGCTGTCGCCGGAAGATCGCTCCCTGCAGCTGCACAGTTGCCATAGCCCGTTGCGCGAACTTGAAGTGCTGCAGGATCAGATCCTGGCGCTGTTCGAGGCCGATCCTACTCTGGCGCCGCGGGATATTATTGTCATGATGCCGGATGTGGCCGCCTACGCGCCCCATATAGAAGCGGTGTTTGGCAGCGCGCGCTACGAGCGGCGTATCCCCTTTGCGATCTCGGACAGATCCCTGCAGCAGGAGAGCCCGTTGTTGCAGAGTTTTCTGGCGCTGCTGCAGCTGCCGCAAAGCCGGCTGCGGGTGTCGGAGGTGCTGGATCTGCTGGAAGTGCCGGCCACGCTGCGCCGTTTTGGTCTGGACAATGAAGGCTTTGATCAGCTGCGGGCCTGGATCGAGCAGGCCGGTGTGCGCTGGGGGCTGGATGCCAGCCAGCGTGAGTCCCTGGCGCTGCCTGCGTTCGAGCAGAACAGTTGGCGTTTTGGCCTGCGCCGGATGCTGGCAGGCTATGCCCTGATGGACGATACCAGCCTCTGGCAGGAGCAGGCACCCTATGGCGAAATTGAGGGGCTGGGCGCGGTACTGCTGGGCCCGCTGGCGGACTTCATCGACCTGCTGGAAGAAACCTGTGGGCTGTTTCGCGGTGCCCGTCCGGTGGCTGACTGGGTGAGTGAAATCAACCGCCTGCTGCAGGCCTGCTACGCCCCCGATGAAGAGGACGAGCTGGCGTTGTCCCAGGTACGCCGGGTACTGGAAGGCCTGCATCAGGAACTGGCCGATGCGGCCTCCGAGGAGCCGCTGGGCGCCGAGATCCTGGTGGACTATCTGGCCCAGAGTCTGGGTGAGCAGCGCAGCAGTCAGCGTTTCATGGTGGGGCCGGTCAACTTCTGTACCCTGATGCCGATGCGCTCCATTCCGTTTCGGGTTGTCTGTCTGCTAGGCATGAATGAAGGCGTGTATCCGCGCACCCTGGCCCCCATGGGCTTTGACCTTATCGCCCGGCATCCGCGTCGGGGCGATCGCTCGCGCCGTGACGATGACCGCTACCTGTTTCTCGAGGCCATGCTGTCGGCCCGGGACCTGCTCTACATCAGCTACATCGGCCGTTCCATTCAGGACAACCGCGAGCGCGTGCCCTCGGTGCTGGTGAGCGAGCTGCTCGAATACAGTGCCCAGGGCTTCGTGCTGCCAGCGCATCGGGATCTGAGCCCTGAAGACAGTGCGCGTGCGTTGCGCCAGGCATTGGTCACCGAGCATCCGCTGACCGCCTACAGCGAGCGCTATTTCAATGCTGAATCGCCACGGCTGTTCAGCTATGCCGCCCAGTGGCTGCCTGCTGCCTGCAGCCAAAGTGGCGTGGCGGAACCCTTCTGTGCTGCCCCCCTGGCGGCGGAACCTGTGGCTGAGCTGGAACTCGATGAGCTGCTGGCGTTCTACCGCAACCCCAGTCGGTACTTTTTCCAGCGCAGGCTGCGGGTCAGTTTCCACGAGCAGGGCGTCGATACCCTGGATGAAGAGCCCTTCGCCCTCGATGGCCTGGAAGGTTACGGCCTCAAGCAGCAGATTTTGCAGGCACAGTTGCGGGCAGAGCCGCTTGATCTGCTGGCGCGCCGGCTGATGGCCCAGGGTGGGCTGCCGGTGGGCAAGGCGGGCACCCGCTTGCTCGATCGGCATCGGGCCGATGTTGCACCCCTGGCACAGGCGCTGCAGCCCCTGCTGGCAAGCCCTGCCGCCCGGCACGAAATCAGCCTTGAGCTGGACGACTGCCTGCTCAGCGGCTGGCTTGATGGCGTGCATGACGGCTGCCTGATCCGCTATCGCCCCGCGGGCCTGAAAGGACACGACTATCTGCGTGGCTGGATACTGCATCTGGTGGCGTCTGCCGGGGCGGGCCTGAAGGGGTGTCAGTATCTGGGGGTGGACCGCAAGGCCGGCGTCACGACGCTGCGCTTCAAGCCCATAGACAGAGACGCGGCGATCGAGGCGCTCAACCGCCTGCTGGCGGGCTATCGTCGCGGCCTGTGCGAACCTTTGGCGCTGGCCCCGAATACCGCCTGGGCCTGGCTTGCCGAGGAAGACAAGGATCAGGCGCTGCAGCGGGCGCGGGATGCCTTCAATACCGGTTTTCTGGTGCCGGGGGAGGGGGACGATCCCTACATTGCCCGGGCCTGGCCCGATTTCGAGTCTATCAGTGTGCAGCTGCCGTCCCTGAGTGAGCAGCTGTTCGGTGATGTTGTGGCTTCCATTGAAGAGGCGTCCTGA
- a CDS encoding class II glutamine amidotransferase: MNQSLVAFMARSEVPAANLGLGCYEGADAQLIRDPAGAGLVSGFIDGSTQGCGLLLACQGEAADLPAGLANCQPFARELMGTVHLFAMQGELQGLEDSRAFPTGVYTPIGDASAERAFCVLMSRMRVLWLEDTPLPEVRLAVVSDFAARMRPLGLANFIYADSELLFVHGHQQAGDPDRSGLFLGRSEGGIRVSGQALDRGDWQGLEPGEVLMIKGAEVLERCAPFKLWSQLVD, from the coding sequence TTGAATCAGTCTCTCGTTGCGTTCATGGCGCGATCGGAGGTGCCTGCGGCGAATCTGGGGCTGGGCTGTTATGAGGGTGCGGATGCCCAGCTGATACGGGATCCCGCCGGGGCCGGGCTGGTGTCTGGTTTTATTGATGGCTCCACGCAAGGCTGTGGCCTGTTGCTGGCCTGCCAGGGGGAGGCTGCGGACTTGCCCGCTGGGCTGGCGAATTGCCAACCCTTTGCCCGTGAGCTGATGGGGACTGTGCATCTGTTCGCCATGCAGGGTGAGCTGCAGGGGCTGGAGGATAGTCGGGCCTTTCCCACCGGGGTTTACACCCCCATAGGTGATGCCTCGGCTGAGCGGGCGTTTTGCGTGCTGATGTCCCGCATGCGGGTACTCTGGCTGGAGGACACGCCATTGCCCGAGGTGCGTCTGGCGGTGGTGTCGGATTTCGCCGCCCGCATGCGTCCGCTCGGGCTTGCCAACTTCATTTATGCCGACAGCGAACTGCTGTTTGTGCACGGCCATCAGCAGGCCGGTGATCCAGACAGGTCCGGTCTTTTTCTGGGCCGCAGTGAGGGTGGAATTCGGGTGTCCGGTCAGGCGCTGGACAGGGGCGACTGGCAGGGGCTGGAGCCCGGCGAAGTACTGATGATCAAGGGTGCTGAGGTGCTGGAGCGTTGTGCGCCGTTCAAGCTCTGGAGTCAGCTGGTTGACTGA
- the ptsP gene encoding phosphoenolpyruvate--protein phosphotransferase, protein MLHSLSTLTSLVQDISRAENAVAAMRQIVVKLTELFSVPVCSLYLKSSSEQRLVLAATAGLADVAVGKVSLALNEGLVGKIGRTLHPLNLADAPTHDKFVYIPETHEAPYHQFMGVPLIHLRELIGVLVIQGTEQQRFSQDAEAFMVTIASQLAGTLQSIQRSGAWLPQQPVTHDIDRYSGVKSAPGIGCGRLEVLHLNLSLQDITQQRSTNIDADLARFEAAVARLTDELTLGASRLGDSLPSDIANLFSVYLMMLQSPELHERTVQHIQQGFKASWALRETIDELAGAFDQAQDPYLRARGEDIRNIGNRLLRHMLSKTPLDTASEQRELVLASDLISIADLSIYRPEQIKGIICTAGSALSHTGIVANALGIPAVMGVTSLDLKKFDGEEVIVDGYRGECILHPQPALLKEYRRLQHADAQFIDQLACLRDLPAETRDGVRVQLLTNTGLLADVTPGRKHGAEGVGLYRSEIPFMLHDSFPTEDEQYEIYRQVLSAYSPLPVSMRTLDIGGDKQLPYFEIREDNPFLGWRGIRFTLDNTSLLVTQLRAMLRANVDNDNLRLLIPMVSRIDELESFVRIVDDTLEELQSEGVAVVRPPIGMMVEVPSAVLLLPRMLKYVDYVSIGSNDLTQYLLAVDRNNPKVSALFDNLNPVMLVALEQIVAHTQAANIPLSLCGEMASDPAAVLLLLGMGLRTLSLNAHSIPKIKWLIRSVNCTDAQALLHKAQHLASEVEIRALMSEELKRLGLKNLSGPEPATIV, encoded by the coding sequence ATGCTCCACTCCCTCTCGACGCTGACGTCGCTGGTACAGGACATATCCCGCGCCGAAAACGCTGTCGCGGCCATGCGTCAGATCGTCGTCAAGCTCACTGAACTGTTTTCAGTACCCGTTTGCAGCCTTTATTTAAAGTCGTCATCCGAACAGCGTCTGGTTCTGGCCGCCACTGCTGGTCTGGCCGATGTGGCCGTCGGCAAGGTCAGCCTGGCACTGAATGAAGGCCTGGTCGGCAAGATCGGTCGTACGCTGCATCCACTGAATCTGGCCGATGCCCCGACCCACGACAAGTTCGTGTACATTCCCGAAACCCACGAAGCCCCCTACCATCAGTTTATGGGGGTGCCGCTGATTCACCTGCGCGAGCTGATCGGGGTACTGGTCATTCAGGGCACCGAGCAGCAGCGCTTCAGCCAGGATGCCGAGGCCTTTATGGTCACCATCGCCAGTCAGCTGGCCGGCACCCTGCAGTCGATACAACGCTCCGGCGCCTGGTTGCCGCAACAGCCCGTTACCCATGACATTGACCGCTACAGCGGCGTCAAGAGTGCCCCTGGCATCGGCTGTGGACGCCTGGAAGTACTGCACCTGAACCTTAGCCTGCAGGACATTACCCAGCAGCGCAGTACCAATATAGACGCCGACCTGGCTCGCTTTGAGGCTGCCGTCGCACGGCTGACGGACGAGCTGACCCTGGGGGCATCACGCCTGGGTGACAGCCTGCCCTCCGATATCGCCAACCTCTTTTCTGTCTATCTGATGATGCTGCAGAGCCCTGAGCTGCACGAGCGCACCGTGCAGCACATCCAGCAGGGCTTCAAGGCCAGCTGGGCGCTGCGCGAAACCATCGATGAACTGGCCGGCGCCTTCGACCAGGCACAGGACCCCTATCTGCGCGCCCGGGGCGAAGACATTCGCAATATCGGCAACCGCCTGCTGCGCCACATGCTCAGCAAGACCCCGCTGGATACCGCCAGCGAACAGCGCGAACTGGTACTGGCCAGCGACCTGATCAGCATTGCCGACCTGTCGATCTACCGCCCCGAGCAGATCAAGGGCATCATCTGCACCGCAGGCTCCGCGCTGTCCCACACCGGTATTGTCGCCAATGCCCTGGGTATTCCGGCGGTCATGGGGGTTACCAGCCTCGATCTGAAGAAATTCGATGGCGAAGAGGTCATTGTCGATGGCTATCGCGGCGAATGTATCCTGCATCCGCAACCTGCGCTGCTGAAGGAATACCGTCGCCTGCAGCACGCCGACGCCCAGTTTATCGACCAACTGGCCTGCCTGCGCGACCTGCCGGCCGAAACCCGCGACGGTGTGCGCGTGCAGCTGCTGACCAATACCGGCCTGCTGGCCGACGTGACCCCTGGCCGCAAGCACGGCGCCGAAGGCGTGGGGCTCTATCGCTCCGAAATTCCCTTCATGCTGCACGACAGCTTCCCGACAGAAGACGAGCAGTATGAAATCTACCGCCAGGTACTGAGCGCCTACTCGCCATTGCCGGTCTCCATGCGCACCCTGGATATCGGCGGTGACAAGCAGCTGCCCTACTTTGAGATTCGCGAGGACAACCCCTTCCTCGGCTGGCGCGGCATTCGCTTCACCCTGGACAACACCTCACTGCTGGTGACCCAGCTGCGCGCCATGCTGCGGGCCAATGTGGACAACGACAACCTGCGCCTGCTGATCCCCATGGTCAGTCGCATCGACGAGCTGGAAAGCTTCGTGCGCATCGTCGATGACACTCTGGAAGAGCTGCAGTCCGAGGGTGTCGCCGTGGTACGCCCGCCCATCGGCATGATGGTGGAAGTCCCTTCTGCGGTGCTGCTGTTGCCGCGCATGCTGAAGTACGTGGATTACGTCTCCATCGGCTCCAACGACCTGACCCAGTACCTGCTGGCGGTGGACCGCAACAATCCCAAGGTATCGGCGCTGTTCGACAATCTCAACCCGGTCATGCTGGTGGCGCTGGAGCAGATCGTCGCCCACACCCAGGCCGCCAATATCCCACTGTCGCTGTGCGGCGAAATGGCGTCGGACCCTGCCGCCGTATTGCTGCTGCTGGGCATGGGGCTGCGCACCCTGAGTCTGAACGCCCACAGCATTCCCAAAATCAAGTGGCTGATCCGCTCGGTCAACTGTACCGATGCCCAGGCGCTGCTGCACAAGGCGCAGCATCTGGCCAGCGAGGTGGAAATACGCGCCCTTATGAGCGAGGAACTCAAGCGCCTGGGGCTCAAGAACCTCAGTGGCCCGGAGCCCGCGACCATCGTCTGA
- a CDS encoding flavohemoglobin expression-modulating QEGLA motif protein, whose translation MQTLTENQILERIQNRTPFNARLRDGSLHIRVDEYLPVVCTALHGGSRLHSDSLQRLAVDDKARLQLEDRGSDWLIELMPIALCVQDSRIDYDLSLPANRCVRNEINDTALWHKPVTKTMRHRGQERHQRIYRILDALLWVIEEDHSHAVLFDVHSCPFEEMKDGHSKIHIATEDVDSEQWSPLIKRLQSRLGEIELPNLDNRVSLGERNHGGGYTSSHIAEHHSNTLTIPFEIQKVFLDLDSGAPFPLVVDALRHGLHDALLETTADASRTLPGPSLHRNDLMPTELPPEVLLVDRELKKLARGLETLLYINPINMPVEQRRFFKHQGRKAPNFRYRQLKIDPYAHREKLYRLPVDSIREPALRQLYRQVIDALAERIDMLVSIGTDSFLYNSLRYYGEPTAGELANARFLLHAADRAEELNGQQLSSKEMIPQFQQLAKEWGLKCKVELSDRLIAAAMVNNGRKALLVRRSAKVSPVELQALAHHELGVHMTTSLNAKQQPLEVFSLGLPNNTHTQEGLAIFSEYRSGNLTLKRLKSLALRVIAVDLMIRYGDFCRTWRTIVEDYGTEPEEAFRVCTRVHRGGGFTKDHLYLSGFRDAYQLHKTRDITGLFIGKTSFEFLDLIDDLLARGLLTPPTYLPVCLNAPGNSAPEIDYLVSCIR comes from the coding sequence ATGCAGACACTCACCGAAAATCAGATTCTCGAGCGCATTCAAAACCGCACCCCGTTCAACGCCCGTCTGCGTGACGGTTCGCTGCACATTCGGGTGGACGAATACCTCCCCGTCGTCTGCACCGCATTGCACGGCGGCAGCCGCCTGCACAGCGACAGCCTGCAGCGCCTGGCGGTGGATGACAAGGCCCGCCTGCAACTGGAGGATCGCGGCAGCGACTGGCTGATCGAGCTGATGCCCATCGCCCTGTGCGTGCAGGATTCGCGTATCGATTACGATCTGAGCCTGCCGGCCAATCGCTGCGTGCGTAATGAAATTAACGATACCGCGCTCTGGCACAAGCCGGTAACCAAGACCATGCGTCACCGCGGTCAGGAACGCCACCAGCGCATTTACCGCATTCTGGACGCCCTGCTCTGGGTCATTGAAGAAGACCACAGCCACGCGGTGCTGTTCGATGTACACAGCTGTCCGTTCGAGGAAATGAAGGACGGCCACAGCAAGATTCATATCGCCACTGAAGATGTCGACAGCGAGCAGTGGAGCCCGCTGATCAAGCGCCTGCAGAGCCGCCTGGGTGAAATCGAGCTGCCGAACCTCGACAACCGCGTCAGCCTGGGCGAGCGCAATCACGGTGGCGGCTACACCTCAAGCCATATTGCCGAGCATCACAGCAACACCCTGACTATCCCGTTTGAGATCCAGAAGGTGTTCCTGGATCTGGACAGTGGCGCGCCCTTCCCACTGGTGGTGGATGCGCTGCGCCACGGCCTGCATGACGCCCTGCTGGAAACCACGGCGGACGCCAGCCGCACGCTGCCGGGCCCCTCCCTGCACCGCAACGACCTGATGCCCACGGAGCTTCCGCCCGAAGTACTGCTGGTCGACCGCGAACTGAAGAAGCTCGCACGGGGGCTGGAGACCCTGCTCTACATCAACCCCATCAACATGCCGGTTGAGCAGCGCCGCTTCTTCAAGCACCAGGGCCGCAAGGCGCCGAACTTTCGCTATCGCCAGCTCAAGATTGACCCTTACGCCCACCGTGAAAAGCTCTACCGTCTGCCGGTAGACTCCATTCGCGAGCCGGCGCTGCGCCAGCTGTACCGCCAGGTGATTGACGCCCTGGCCGAACGTATCGACATGCTGGTGAGCATCGGCACCGACAGCTTTCTGTACAACTCGCTGCGCTATTATGGCGAGCCCACGGCAGGCGAATTGGCCAACGCGCGCTTTTTGCTGCACGCCGCCGACCGCGCCGAAGAGCTCAACGGTCAGCAACTGAGTTCAAAGGAGATGATTCCGCAGTTCCAGCAGCTGGCCAAGGAATGGGGGCTCAAGTGCAAGGTGGAACTGTCGGACCGCCTGATCGCCGCTGCCATGGTGAACAACGGCCGCAAGGCCCTGCTGGTGCGCCGCTCGGCCAAAGTCAGCCCGGTGGAACTGCAGGCACTGGCGCACCACGAGCTGGGGGTGCACATGACCACCTCGCTCAACGCCAAGCAGCAGCCACTGGAAGTTTTTTCACTGGGTCTGCCCAACAACACCCATACCCAGGAAGGCCTGGCGATTTTCAGCGAGTATCGCTCCGGCAATCTGACACTCAAACGTCTGAAAAGCCTGGCATTGCGGGTTATCGCTGTGGATCTGATGATTCGCTACGGCGACTTCTGTCGCACCTGGCGCACCATCGTCGAAGACTACGGCACTGAACCTGAAGAAGCCTTCCGCGTCTGCACCCGGGTACACCGGGGCGGCGGCTTTACCAAGGACCACCTTTACTTAAGCGGCTTTCGCGATGCCTACCAGCTGCACAAAACGCGGGACATCACCGGGCTCTTTATCGGCAAAACCAGCTTCGAATTCCTCGATCTGATCGACGACCTGCTGGCCCGCGGCCTGCTGACACCGCCGACCTACCTGCCAGTGTGCCTCAACGCCCCCGGCAACTCGGCCCCTGAGATCGACTATCTGGTGTCCTGCATTCGTTAG
- a CDS encoding aldehyde dehydrogenase family protein, which yields MTYLISLNPATGEPVGEIPTTSLDAIPALVCAARGARSNWSHLSIEARGECLLRAAEDLLQESERLGELLSQEMGKPLRKGISEVRFCAQSIEPRVKQAVAALQSRRSSDGDTESTLYYDPLGVCAVISPWNYPMSMPQWMLLPALLCGNTVLFKPSEETPLIAQAYADVLNRHLPPGVLQVVQGPDQQGRALVEADINMVAFTGSREAGKDIMTRAAVGLKRLMLELGGKDPLLVLDDADLDAAAEFACANSFENAGQVCVATERVYVDRQVLDCFEQRVTERAAQYLAGPWHDAKSRLGPMIHDRQRQHVLDQIEQALASGARLLHGGKDHPPRYITPTVLTDCRSDMWIMQQETFGPVLCIQGYDNLDEALFLANSTEYGLGAVVFGEDEDRAWQVARHLEAGMIGVNKSCFGTVECPWVGARQSGYGFHGSAEGFHQFCQLRVVSKPLSG from the coding sequence ATGACTTATCTGATCTCCCTGAATCCCGCCACGGGAGAACCGGTGGGTGAAATCCCGACCACGTCGCTGGATGCCATTCCTGCGCTGGTGTGCGCGGCGAGGGGCGCGCGCTCTAACTGGAGTCATCTGAGTATCGAGGCCCGGGGTGAATGTCTGTTGCGCGCCGCCGAGGATCTGCTGCAGGAGTCTGAGCGCCTGGGCGAGCTGCTGAGCCAGGAAATGGGCAAGCCGTTGCGCAAGGGGATCAGCGAGGTGCGCTTCTGCGCCCAGAGTATCGAACCGCGGGTCAAGCAGGCGGTGGCGGCGTTGCAGTCGCGGCGCAGCAGCGATGGCGATACCGAGTCCACGCTCTATTATGATCCGCTGGGTGTCTGTGCCGTGATCAGCCCCTGGAACTATCCCATGTCCATGCCGCAGTGGATGCTGCTGCCGGCCTTGCTGTGCGGCAATACGGTGCTGTTCAAGCCGTCGGAGGAAACGCCACTCATAGCTCAGGCCTATGCCGATGTACTCAATCGCCATCTGCCACCGGGTGTATTGCAGGTGGTGCAGGGGCCCGATCAGCAGGGGCGGGCGCTGGTGGAGGCCGATATCAACATGGTGGCCTTTACCGGTTCGCGCGAGGCGGGCAAAGACATCATGACCCGCGCAGCCGTTGGGCTCAAACGCCTGATGCTGGAGCTGGGGGGCAAGGATCCGTTACTGGTACTGGATGATGCCGATCTTGATGCCGCGGCCGAGTTTGCCTGCGCCAACAGTTTTGAGAACGCAGGTCAGGTTTGTGTGGCGACCGAGCGGGTGTATGTTGATCGTCAGGTGCTCGACTGCTTCGAACAGCGGGTAACGGAGCGGGCGGCGCAGTACCTTGCCGGCCCTTGGCACGATGCCAAATCCAGGCTGGGCCCCATGATTCATGACCGTCAGCGCCAGCATGTGCTGGATCAGATCGAGCAGGCGCTGGCCTCGGGGGCGCGGCTGCTGCATGGCGGCAAGGATCATCCGCCGCGCTACATCACCCCCACAGTGCTGACCGATTGCCGCTCTGATATGTGGATCATGCAGCAGGAAACCTTTGGGCCCGTGCTCTGCATTCAGGGTTATGACAATCTTGATGAAGCGCTGTTTCTGGCCAACAGTACCGAGTATGGCCTGGGGGCTGTGGTGTTCGGTGAAGACGAAGACCGTGCCTGGCAGGTGGCACGGCACCTGGAAGCCGGTATGATCGGCGTCAACAAAAGCTGTTTTGGTACCGTTGAATGCCCCTGGGTGGGGGCGCGTCAGAGCGGCTATGGTTTTCATGGTTCGGCCGAAGGCTTTCACCAGTTCTGTCAGTTGCGGGTGGTCAGCAAGCCGTTGTCCGGCTAA
- a CDS encoding NAD(P)/FAD-dependent oxidoreductase: MKKQVVIIGGGAGGLELATRLGRRYGRKGMSVTLVDCNQTHLWKPLLHEVATGSLDAGIDELSYRAQATNNHFRFRIGRLDGLDRSNRTVHLAAVTDEDGLEILPQRSLNYDLLVLAIGSITNDFGTLGAAEHCVFLDSREQAELFRHNLLNAYLRTSADPHPLKIAIVGAGATGVELSAELFNTAKELTSYGFEQGDAQQLEVSLVEAGPRILPALPERISGAAHQELEKLGVRVRASTPVREVTAEGLMTATDELIEAHLMVWAAGIKAPPVTRNLDGLEVNARNQLLVNASLQTTQDPSIFALGDCAACPMPDGKGQVPPRAQSAHQMASHLHRHIRKILDGQPIPPYVYRDHGSLVSLSRFSTVGSLMGNLGGKSLMIEGRLARLVYISLYRMHQVALYGVTKTILVTLVDRINRVLRPRVKLH; the protein is encoded by the coding sequence ATGAAAAAGCAAGTCGTCATCATTGGCGGCGGGGCGGGCGGGCTCGAACTCGCCACCCGTCTGGGTCGCCGCTATGGCCGCAAGGGGATGTCGGTCACCCTGGTCGATTGCAACCAGACCCACCTGTGGAAACCGCTGCTGCATGAAGTAGCCACAGGCTCGCTGGACGCCGGTATCGATGAACTGAGCTACCGCGCCCAGGCCACCAACAATCATTTCCGTTTTCGCATCGGCCGTCTGGATGGATTGGATCGCAGCAATCGCACGGTGCACCTGGCCGCGGTGACCGATGAAGACGGGCTGGAAATTTTGCCGCAGCGCTCGCTCAACTACGACCTTCTGGTGCTCGCCATCGGCAGCATCACCAACGATTTCGGCACCCTCGGCGCCGCCGAGCACTGTGTCTTCCTCGACAGCCGCGAACAGGCCGAGCTATTCCGCCACAACTTGCTCAACGCCTACCTGCGCACCAGCGCCGATCCTCATCCGCTGAAGATTGCCATCGTCGGTGCCGGCGCTACCGGGGTCGAACTTTCCGCCGAGCTGTTCAACACCGCCAAGGAGCTGACCAGCTACGGCTTCGAACAGGGTGACGCCCAGCAGCTGGAAGTTAGCCTGGTGGAAGCCGGGCCGCGCATTCTGCCGGCACTGCCGGAGCGCATATCCGGTGCCGCCCACCAGGAACTGGAAAAGCTCGGCGTGCGCGTTCGAGCATCGACACCGGTGCGCGAAGTGACGGCAGAGGGTCTGATGACCGCCACCGACGAACTGATCGAGGCCCACCTGATGGTCTGGGCGGCCGGCATCAAGGCCCCCCCCGTTACCCGGAATCTGGACGGGCTTGAAGTCAATGCGCGCAACCAGCTGCTGGTTAACGCCAGTCTGCAGACCACCCAGGACCCAAGCATCTTTGCCCTGGGCGACTGTGCCGCCTGTCCAATGCCGGATGGCAAGGGCCAGGTACCGCCACGGGCCCAGTCGGCTCACCAGATGGCCTCTCACCTGCACCGCCATATCCGCAAGATTCTGGACGGCCAGCCCATACCGCCCTACGTTTACCGCGACCACGGATCCCTGGTCTCGCTAAGCCGCTTCAGTACCGTCGGCAGCCTGATGGGTAACCTGGGCGGCAAGAGCCTGATGATTGAAGGACGCCTGGCCAGGCTGGTGTACATCTCGCTCTATCGCATGCACCAGGTGGCGCTCTACGGCGTGACCAAAACCATCCTGGTGACCCTGGTTGATCGCATTAACCGGGTGCTACGCCCGCGCGTCAAACTGCATTAA